A window from Leptospira wolffii serovar Khorat str. Khorat-H2 encodes these proteins:
- a CDS encoding phospholipase D-like domain-containing protein, producing the protein MKGIRYSIFLFFLLSCSNMESTLSLFVSDLEYPKAFFSYPGRFTPEGKKRNVRDEILRIIRETEHEIYMQVYSFNDPEIESELLDSVKRGIKLEIEGEWGKDYPMGILPFLSYWKGTGLHHTKVLVSDKTHVFLGTGNFTYYGLERDLNGYIEFLLPWSQSEDFRLFLEEKYSFPVFQIGCLEFRNSPKEGFSIQNRFLNSIESSKERIDYLIFDHYDPIMSIGMAASRSVGIRGIYDRPVDPEGKILSRLGKFKIYEDGNEDRLDDPEPGKGGLLHHKSMMLDGVELLTGSYNFSASARDSNREISVRTKHDRLVTDFKSEFERILAYSSVYEERGSAGIDSFWIDSVNRSLCRSGSSPEEALLDLGSGWFRWRNFYKWKEGESCRKISEYETVSSRYIGGKTEFPTDFWEDLGARLYSREGRILLSSEGNGNLNDFYLAIRKPAFFLRPDSILFTDSAWIFPPAADLEEISNAILPMGAWILSRGKVPEKANVSISSGVYYLSLNLPANSGLILLEYEDKNLYFCYKSLGYSLNWADQILYSVWEMNRERFPHGISKQESDFFGEAGAGNRRRSNLCGIAF; encoded by the coding sequence ATGAAAGGTATACGTTATTCGATATTCTTATTCTTTTTGCTCTCCTGCTCGAATATGGAATCTACTCTTTCCCTTTTTGTTTCCGACCTGGAATATCCGAAGGCATTCTTCTCTTATCCCGGTAGATTTACCCCCGAAGGTAAGAAGAGGAATGTGAGAGATGAGATCCTTCGAATTATACGGGAAACGGAACATGAGATCTATATGCAGGTTTATTCTTTCAACGATCCGGAGATCGAATCGGAACTCTTGGATTCGGTAAAAAGAGGAATCAAATTGGAGATCGAAGGAGAATGGGGGAAGGATTACCCGATGGGAATTCTTCCTTTCCTAAGCTATTGGAAAGGAACCGGCCTGCACCATACGAAAGTCCTGGTTTCCGATAAGACACATGTCTTTCTGGGAACGGGAAATTTCACTTATTACGGTTTAGAAAGGGACCTGAACGGCTATATAGAATTCCTTCTTCCTTGGTCTCAGTCGGAAGATTTTCGGCTTTTCCTGGAGGAGAAATATTCCTTCCCGGTATTTCAGATCGGCTGTTTGGAATTCAGAAACTCACCTAAAGAGGGATTCTCTATCCAGAATCGATTTTTGAATTCCATAGAATCCTCAAAGGAAAGAATCGATTATCTAATTTTCGATCATTACGATCCAATTATGAGTATAGGTATGGCGGCTTCCCGTTCGGTCGGAATTCGCGGAATTTATGACAGACCCGTAGATCCGGAAGGAAAAATCCTTTCGCGCTTAGGAAAATTCAAAATCTACGAGGACGGAAACGAAGACCGGCTGGACGATCCGGAACCCGGAAAAGGAGGACTTCTCCATCATAAATCCATGATGCTTGACGGAGTAGAATTGCTTACGGGTTCCTATAATTTTTCCGCAAGCGCCCGAGATTCCAATCGAGAGATTTCCGTTAGAACGAAACACGATAGGTTGGTCACGGATTTTAAAAGCGAGTTTGAAAGAATATTAGCTTATTCCTCCGTCTACGAGGAGCGGGGGAGTGCGGGGATCGACTCTTTTTGGATCGATTCCGTTAACCGATCTTTGTGTAGATCGGGTTCTTCTCCGGAGGAAGCTTTACTGGATCTAGGGTCCGGATGGTTTCGCTGGAGGAATTTCTATAAATGGAAGGAGGGGGAATCTTGCAGAAAAATTTCCGAATACGAAACCGTCAGTTCCCGTTATATCGGAGGAAAGACGGAGTTTCCTACGGATTTTTGGGAAGATTTGGGAGCGAGACTCTATTCTAGGGAAGGAAGAATCCTGCTTTCTTCGGAGGGGAATGGAAACCTAAACGATTTTTATCTGGCCATACGAAAGCCCGCTTTTTTCCTACGTCCGGATTCTATTCTATTTACCGACTCTGCATGGATATTTCCCCCGGCAGCGGATCTAGAAGAGATTTCAAACGCAATTCTTCCTATGGGTGCCTGGATTTTAAGTAGGGGCAAAGTTCCGGAGAAAGCTAATGTAAGTATATCCTCCGGAGTATATTATCTATCTTTAAATTTGCCTGCAAATTCCGGTTTAATCCTTTTGGAATACGAAGATAAGAATTTGTATTTTTGCTATAAGAGTTTGGGATATTCTCTTAATTGGGCGGACCAAATCTTATATTCCGTTTGGGAAATGAATAGGGAAAGATTCCCACATGGGATTTCCAAGCAAGAATCGGATTTTTTCGGAGAGGCCGGAGCGGGAAACAGGAGGAGAAGTAATTTATGCGGTATTGCCTTTTGA
- a CDS encoding DUF4254 domain-containing protein codes for MKLDSAQVVGIFKKSVEDWHKEEKASPNPYPESSDESLFYKKNQIDTIQWHVEDEIRRPDLPDSELVQFKRKIDALNQERTDLVEQIDDRISAQFATVERKPNARMNSETPAWLIDRMSILELKIYHMDEQTRRKDVGTEHIETCKRKLAVLLEQRKDLSVCLDELLDDLSKGDKFYKVYRQMKMYNDKSLNPSLYTKQA; via the coding sequence ATGAAGTTAGATTCGGCCCAAGTCGTCGGTATATTCAAGAAATCGGTCGAGGATTGGCATAAAGAAGAAAAAGCCTCCCCAAATCCCTACCCGGAATCCTCTGACGAGAGCTTATTTTATAAGAAGAATCAAATCGATACCATCCAATGGCATGTCGAAGACGAAATACGACGCCCGGATCTTCCGGATTCCGAATTGGTCCAATTTAAGCGCAAAATCGACGCCCTAAACCAGGAAAGAACCGACCTGGTCGAACAGATAGACGATAGAATTTCCGCGCAATTCGCAACGGTGGAAAGGAAGCCGAATGCGAGAATGAACTCCGAGACTCCCGCTTGGCTGATAGATAGAATGAGCATTCTCGAACTCAAGATCTACCATATGGACGAGCAAACCCGAAGAAAAGACGTCGGGACGGAACATATAGAAACCTGTAAAAGAAAGCTCGCGGTTCTTTTGGAGCAAAGAAAGGATCTCTCCGTATGTTTGGACGAATTGTTGGACGATCTTTCCAAGGGAGATAAATTCTATAAGGTGTACAGGCAAATGAAGATGTACAACGATAAGTCTCTCAATCCTTCCCTTTACACCAAGCAGGCATGA
- a CDS encoding glycosyltransferase family 9 protein, producing the protein MNLLVLRFSAMGDVALMAPALIAVAAKYTNIQLTVVTRGNYAPFFYNIPNVHVIGINLKKYKGLSGLYRLFKELNKLGPYEKIVDLHASVRSRFISLFFRFKGVPVFQIIKGRREKMRQIRRKRKILRKLPHTVDRYIKVFEKAGFPATVRKGPWINVDPESKIYAKDFLLARKIDKKEGLWIGYAPFAGHKLKEWPLEKSIALLKLLKEEFPNIRIFLFGSSQEASVMEEWRNGDQSMTIVSGGKLGIRGELGIMERMDVIIGMDSSNIHIAALLKRPVIALFGTTHPLSGFAPFGQEDTGVLQIEDLPCRPCSIYGNTTCYRKDFACMERITPEDVVKRINVIKNINTLF; encoded by the coding sequence ATGAACTTACTCGTCCTTCGATTTTCGGCAATGGGAGACGTCGCCTTGATGGCTCCCGCCCTGATCGCCGTTGCGGCAAAATACACGAATATACAATTAACCGTAGTAACTCGCGGCAATTACGCTCCATTTTTTTATAATATTCCGAATGTTCACGTAATAGGGATCAATTTAAAAAAATATAAAGGCCTCTCCGGCTTATACAGACTATTTAAAGAATTGAACAAACTAGGTCCTTACGAAAAGATCGTGGACCTGCATGCAAGCGTGCGTTCCCGCTTTATCAGCCTATTCTTCCGTTTCAAAGGAGTCCCCGTTTTCCAAATCATCAAAGGAAGAAGGGAAAAAATGAGACAAATCCGCAGGAAAAGAAAGATTCTGCGAAAACTTCCCCATACAGTGGACAGGTACATTAAGGTTTTTGAAAAAGCGGGATTTCCCGCCACGGTAAGAAAAGGACCATGGATCAATGTGGATCCCGAATCAAAGATTTACGCCAAAGACTTTTTGCTCGCACGTAAGATCGATAAGAAGGAAGGGCTATGGATCGGCTACGCGCCTTTTGCAGGACACAAATTGAAAGAATGGCCCCTGGAAAAAAGCATCGCCCTTCTCAAACTACTCAAAGAAGAATTTCCTAATATACGAATCTTCCTTTTCGGTTCTTCCCAAGAAGCGTCCGTCATGGAGGAATGGAGAAACGGAGATCAGTCCATGACAATCGTTTCCGGAGGTAAATTGGGCATCCGAGGAGAACTCGGAATCATGGAAAGAATGGATGTTATCATAGGAATGGATTCTTCCAATATTCATATCGCCGCATTATTAAAGCGTCCCGTGATCGCATTATTCGGTACAACTCATCCTCTTTCCGGATTCGCTCCCTTCGGACAGGAAGATACGGGAGTACTGCAAATCGAAGATCTTCCTTGTAGACCTTGCAGTATTTACGGAAATACGACCTGTTATAGAAAAGATTTTGCGTGTATGGAAAGGATCACACCGGAAGACGTCGTAAAACGCATCAATGTGATCAAGAATATCAATACTCTATTTTAA
- a CDS encoding phosphorylase, whose amino-acid sequence MTGNGITEILFCGAFVGEIDKIKSDSRLRTFETGIGALEAAVNLQKYLSDPSATRPKSIIFIGSSGVYSWIPRKEWEGKFGISRSFVNYEIAALDKKVRIPDQMLLKHDFPDFVFPFEGPEFLESVTNGTGSVTLEDLSPRAMERIKSEGIGFENMEVFGLAKVCALLGIPFGAVLSLTNKVGPKGSEEWKLSWRKHSDRLQEKILSYL is encoded by the coding sequence ATGACTGGAAACGGAATCACCGAAATTCTTTTTTGCGGAGCCTTTGTAGGCGAAATCGACAAAATCAAATCCGATTCCAGGCTTAGGACTTTCGAGACTGGAATCGGCGCCTTAGAAGCCGCCGTCAATTTACAGAAATATCTATCCGATCCTTCTGCCACCCGCCCCAAATCCATCATCTTCATAGGATCCTCCGGAGTCTATTCCTGGATTCCTAGAAAAGAATGGGAGGGAAAATTCGGAATTTCCCGATCCTTCGTGAACTATGAAATCGCTGCCTTGGACAAAAAGGTCAGGATTCCGGATCAAATGCTATTGAAGCACGATTTTCCGGATTTCGTTTTTCCTTTCGAGGGACCCGAGTTCCTGGAATCGGTAACCAACGGGACGGGATCCGTAACCCTGGAAGATCTGAGTCCTAGGGCAATGGAAAGGATCAAGTCGGAGGGAATCGGATTCGAAAACATGGAAGTTTTCGGACTAGCCAAAGTCTGTGCCTTACTCGGAATTCCCTTCGGAGCGGTTCTATCCTTAACGAATAAGGTGGGTCCCAAAGGAAGCGAAGAATGGAAACTCTCCTGGAGAAAACATTCGGATCGTCTCCAGGAGAAAATACTAAGCTACCTATAG
- a CDS encoding glycosyltransferase yields the protein MKILYFSDTFLPKIDGVAISMKNFSEALTERGHEFMICCPRYGEGDFDRMGDKIRVERFRSGYLPSYPDIKVVLPSPSKIKRLIKEFQPDLVHIHTPGLMGLYGINATEKYGIPSIGTYHTLMSEQDMYLSFYRLLKLDKLFMRIGKLNKKIKIKDLLKFEKFDKFNIRKKIILKITNNLYDRCDLIISPSHLIKKQLEEFGLKKPVAVISNGLDLSQFKGSPKTLSGPPKLLHVGRISYEKNCDVVINSFKLILDKIPGATLTIIGDGPALPSLKIQAQKLGMENAVSFTGFIDRKELPNHYPNYDLFLTASTMETQGLVILESVACGLPAVGVDSFAIPELVHDGVNGYIAKPFDVKDIADKSIRILENPELYANFSKESIRISKGHEMKACVDRMEEVYKSVAEQKDKKKKRSILNTIFSLDPLGIFG from the coding sequence ATGAAGATCCTTTATTTCTCGGACACCTTTCTTCCTAAAATCGACGGGGTTGCGATCTCGATGAAAAATTTCTCGGAGGCGCTAACCGAAAGGGGGCACGAGTTCATGATTTGCTGCCCTAGATACGGAGAAGGCGATTTCGATCGGATGGGAGATAAGATCCGAGTGGAGAGATTCCGTAGCGGCTATCTTCCTAGTTATCCGGATATCAAAGTAGTTTTGCCGTCTCCTTCCAAAATTAAGAGATTGATCAAGGAATTTCAACCGGATTTGGTGCATATCCACACTCCGGGACTTATGGGGCTCTATGGGATCAACGCGACGGAAAAATACGGGATTCCCAGTATCGGAACCTACCACACTCTTATGTCCGAGCAGGACATGTATCTTTCTTTCTACCGTCTTTTGAAATTGGACAAGCTGTTCATGCGGATCGGAAAGCTGAATAAAAAGATCAAAATCAAGGATCTGCTCAAATTCGAAAAATTCGATAAGTTCAATATCCGTAAGAAAATCATTCTTAAGATCACGAATAATCTTTACGACCGTTGCGATCTGATCATTTCCCCATCCCATCTAATCAAAAAACAATTGGAAGAGTTCGGGTTGAAAAAGCCTGTAGCAGTGATTTCCAACGGTCTGGATCTTTCCCAATTCAAGGGCAGTCCTAAAACGCTAAGCGGTCCGCCTAAATTATTGCACGTGGGTAGGATCTCCTACGAAAAGAACTGCGACGTAGTTATAAATTCGTTTAAACTCATTTTGGACAAGATTCCGGGCGCAACTCTTACGATTATAGGAGACGGTCCCGCTCTCCCTTCCCTTAAAATCCAGGCCCAGAAATTAGGAATGGAAAACGCCGTTTCCTTTACCGGATTCATCGATCGAAAGGAATTACCGAATCATTATCCCAATTACGATCTGTTCCTGACGGCTTCTACTATGGAAACACAGGGTCTCGTGATCTTGGAATCGGTCGCTTGCGGTTTGCCCGCAGTAGGCGTGGATTCCTTCGCGATTCCTGAATTGGTCCACGACGGAGTGAACGGATACATAGCGAAGCCTTTCGATGTGAAGGATATCGCGGATAAGTCGATACGTATTCTGGAAAATCCGGAATTATACGCCAATTTCTCTAAAGAATCCATTCGGATCTCCAAAGGACATGAAATGAAGGCTTGTGTGGACAGAATGGAAGAGGTATATAAATCGGTGGCGGAGCAAAAGGACAAAAAGAAGAAGCGCTCTATTCTAAATACGATCTTTTCCTTGGACCCTCTCGGTATCTTCGGTTAG
- a CDS encoding O-antigen ligase family protein, with protein MKDIFRKSHLFCLYATFVTIGVSVSLSQGFLVLSFLFGLTHYLLSENRNRNWARHPLFLLSVSLFAWYFIVFGAHRFLDSPNSVPIKNAWNGELKDFFLFFGFLSVCFVSKEDLAKTYRALFWLLLVLVITGFIGGFSPVRLARLVSELYKESSTYKFTHPLGSILSVPIYISIGLMNTHLTFGGLMQFFSAFVTFYFLRTLADRKWKSVLWSGALLLFYIVVFLLNQARSSMIGAGVTLGLAGIHLFFVRKELPKSFLAKGAGAFLALLLLVSSVLAFSPAGKKVIGPLFGKEKHTDSGRTFIWVSTFPLVQDHPWIGVGPGNYNASIDKTRTEQSETYPELAYFYEVTQRGHAHNDYFHLATIFGLPGALIYLSLAGSILYFLFRSKQEFSRILFFYGLLGFFVSGLFQCYFQDDEVVILFWLLLGLFVRGESEISKGNTA; from the coding sequence ATGAAAGATATTTTTAGAAAATCCCATCTTTTTTGCTTGTACGCAACTTTCGTAACCATCGGAGTCTCCGTAAGCTTAAGCCAGGGATTCTTAGTTCTTTCCTTTCTTTTCGGATTAACTCATTACCTTCTTTCCGAGAATCGGAACCGAAATTGGGCAAGACATCCCCTATTTCTACTCTCTGTTTCGTTATTCGCCTGGTATTTCATTGTATTCGGAGCGCATAGATTTTTAGACTCTCCGAATTCCGTTCCGATCAAGAACGCATGGAACGGCGAGCTTAAGGATTTCTTTCTATTCTTCGGATTCTTATCCGTTTGTTTCGTTTCGAAAGAGGATTTGGCTAAGACGTATCGAGCACTCTTCTGGCTTTTACTCGTACTAGTGATCACCGGTTTTATAGGAGGATTTTCCCCGGTGCGTTTAGCCAGACTCGTATCGGAGCTTTATAAGGAATCGTCCACGTACAAATTCACGCACCCTCTCGGATCCATCCTGTCCGTTCCGATTTATATTTCCATAGGGCTCATGAATACGCATCTCACCTTCGGCGGACTGATGCAATTCTTCTCCGCATTCGTGACCTTTTATTTCCTGAGGACACTTGCCGACCGAAAATGGAAAAGCGTTCTTTGGTCGGGCGCGCTACTATTATTCTACATCGTCGTCTTCTTGTTGAATCAGGCTAGATCCAGTATGATCGGCGCAGGTGTGACTCTGGGCTTAGCGGGAATACATCTATTCTTTGTGCGTAAAGAATTGCCCAAGTCTTTCCTCGCCAAAGGAGCAGGAGCCTTCCTAGCATTACTCCTTTTAGTGTCCTCCGTCTTAGCGTTTAGTCCGGCCGGCAAAAAAGTCATAGGTCCCCTCTTCGGAAAGGAAAAACACACGGATTCAGGAAGGACTTTCATTTGGGTATCCACATTTCCTCTCGTGCAAGATCACCCCTGGATCGGAGTAGGACCGGGCAATTATAATGCCTCGATCGATAAAACGAGAACCGAACAATCCGAAACGTATCCGGAACTCGCATACTTTTACGAAGTGACCCAGAGAGGACACGCTCATAACGATTATTTCCATCTGGCAACGATATTCGGACTGCCGGGTGCACTTATCTATCTAAGTCTTGCAGGATCCATACTTTATTTTCTTTTCCGATCCAAACAAGAGTTCTCTAGAATACTTTTCTTCTACGGATTATTGGGATTTTTCGTTTCCGGACTATTCCAGTGCTACTTCCAGGACGACGAGGTGGTCATTCTATTCTGGCTACTTCTAGGATTATTCGTCCGGGGAGAATCCGAAATTTCAAAAGGCAATACCGCATAA
- a CDS encoding patatin-like phospholipase family protein, whose protein sequence is MKKIVPPEALQFLASIPLFKGLPRKILVLLYGHIEERSVYNHSVIYYKGEISKELYLIRHGEVMISLGEAGKTVRYLGEGDVFSENSVLTRSAHTGSATAILDTLLYVIDAEYFIKLAAKERVLSQNLMKLMGQRMREVLEDSGKHSHSPRRLVCHVPLEEIEDFKSHLEVVVDHGRKAHDGHVSLVKMDAFYGKSVPEMVRTVSQLRKKSTVLHLYFRKPELNPELDKLVQQCDQIVFWEDNPERNLRQKSEILDYWHPRIRNFSGRTSRIIVSDSPAAKQEILANEKVFHKGETFARYLVSKTRGIALGGGGARALGHVGLLKVLEREGIRFDYVSGSSFGAVIGALYARGEDVDSIYKMIGKFFGGIEKPFDPTIPLISFFKGKRMLRMLKDAFGTQLIEDLKIPFVTSAVDLHSGQEYVMDQGPVWEALAAAMSLPGMFPPVFKGDHLLIDGGVINNVPENLIRKRGADVILSVNVSPLRDEGIVRLLEDRKVTGKSFFKNLWEDITYPPILKIMARAITLEGREITKLRKEKMDLFINLHIEEFAFTDFGKYKEIIKKGELETDAVVGEIRSLFFPSERKY, encoded by the coding sequence ATGAAAAAAATAGTTCCTCCGGAAGCATTGCAATTTTTGGCTTCCATTCCTTTGTTCAAAGGGCTTCCGAGAAAAATACTCGTCTTACTTTACGGACATATCGAAGAAAGAAGCGTCTACAACCATAGCGTCATCTACTATAAGGGAGAAATTTCCAAAGAGCTCTATCTGATCCGACACGGAGAAGTGATGATCTCTCTTGGAGAAGCCGGCAAGACCGTGCGATATCTGGGAGAAGGAGACGTATTCTCCGAAAACAGCGTATTGACCCGCTCCGCACATACCGGCTCGGCCACCGCAATTCTAGATACCTTACTCTATGTGATTGATGCCGAATACTTCATCAAGCTAGCTGCTAAGGAGAGAGTGCTTTCCCAAAACCTGATGAAGCTGATGGGGCAGAGAATGAGAGAGGTTCTGGAGGATTCCGGCAAGCATTCTCATTCTCCCCGTAGATTGGTTTGCCACGTGCCTTTGGAGGAGATAGAGGATTTTAAATCCCATTTAGAGGTCGTAGTGGACCACGGTAGGAAGGCGCATGACGGTCATGTTTCCTTGGTCAAGATGGATGCCTTCTACGGTAAATCCGTTCCGGAAATGGTGAGAACCGTCTCCCAACTCAGAAAGAAATCCACGGTCCTGCATTTGTATTTTAGGAAACCGGAATTGAATCCAGAGCTGGATAAGCTCGTACAACAATGCGATCAAATCGTATTCTGGGAGGATAATCCGGAAAGAAATCTGAGGCAGAAGAGCGAGATCCTGGATTACTGGCATCCTAGAATCCGGAATTTTTCAGGAAGGACATCTCGCATTATAGTTTCGGATAGCCCGGCCGCTAAGCAGGAAATTCTCGCGAACGAAAAAGTGTTTCATAAAGGGGAGACCTTCGCTAGATATCTAGTCTCTAAAACCAGAGGGATCGCTTTAGGAGGAGGTGGAGCGAGGGCGTTAGGACATGTGGGCCTACTCAAGGTATTGGAAAGAGAAGGGATTCGTTTCGATTACGTGTCCGGGTCTTCTTTCGGTGCGGTGATCGGGGCCTTGTATGCAAGGGGAGAAGATGTAGATTCTATCTACAAAATGATCGGTAAGTTTTTCGGTGGGATAGAAAAACCGTTCGATCCTACGATTCCTTTGATTTCCTTCTTCAAAGGAAAGAGAATGCTTCGCATGCTGAAGGACGCTTTCGGAACTCAGCTCATCGAGGACTTGAAAATTCCTTTTGTGACTTCCGCGGTGGACTTGCATAGCGGTCAAGAATATGTAATGGATCAGGGGCCGGTCTGGGAAGCACTCGCCGCGGCAATGAGTCTTCCGGGAATGTTTCCACCCGTATTTAAAGGGGATCATCTCTTAATCGACGGGGGAGTCATTAATAATGTACCGGAGAATTTAATCCGTAAGAGAGGAGCGGATGTTATCCTTTCAGTGAACGTATCTCCTTTGAGGGACGAAGGTATCGTGCGATTGCTGGAAGATCGCAAGGTCACTGGTAAATCGTTCTTCAAGAATCTTTGGGAAGACATTACGTATCCTCCGATTCTGAAAATTATGGCTAGAGCCATAACCCTGGAAGGAAGAGAAATCACCAAGCTCAGAAAGGAAAAAATGGATCTTTTCATCAATCTTCATATAGAAGAATTCGCATTCACGGATTTCGGAAAATATAAGGAAATCATCAAGAAGGGAGAACTGGAGACGGACGCGGTTGTTGGAGAAATCCGTTCCTTATTCTTTCCTTCGGAAAGAAAATACTAG
- a CDS encoding AMP-dependent synthetase/ligase, which translates to MEKRSVYHLVRDSCLHYKDRPFQWIWDEKIKSFQGVSYSEWFSRLEDLSGFFRSKNLGKGEKVGLLCDNRTEWALCSFSIVCSGGVDVPRGTDASEEEIFYILDHTESRIVFVEKENVLQKLAKILPRLKNLETVVLIEGEDNFKSLTEIKKSFPRLEFMDLQSALQLGRSWISKKGKDPIRSVGESLNADDTATIIYTSGTTGTPKGVVLKHRSFTWTVDQLQQFVPAGYSDRVVVFLPPWHIAERILETALLSWGASLACSSVNQLTRDFEIIQPTVLVSVPRVWEALYRRIWDKAAKSSPLKFRIFSISVKIAEFYNSLLDTILGNYSETESSKKEDVLTDRTTALLLLPIFYSLNILAQKILAPVKALFGGKLRFAFCGAGAMPPKIQFFFRSVGVPIIETYGMTETTGMGALGSFPIPKTGAIGPVFPGAHIKLVDETGQVVTETGKKGIAWHKGPHVTAGYYRNPEATTANFDDNWFHSGDILVWTRTGELKFAGRAKDTIVLSSGENVEPEPIEAKIFETGWILTSVIVGQDQKFLAALIVPDFAKIREHFLSIGKKLPAENIDLVQNPEVLRFYKDLVKNTVSERNGFKNFEKISEIRLLSQEFEKGKELTETMKVKRNKVAELYADLIKTIFA; encoded by the coding sequence TTCCAAGGAGTTTCCTATTCGGAGTGGTTTTCTCGGCTCGAGGATCTGTCCGGATTCTTTCGTAGTAAGAATTTAGGAAAGGGAGAAAAGGTAGGGCTTCTTTGCGATAATCGGACGGAATGGGCTCTTTGCTCCTTTTCCATAGTTTGTTCCGGAGGAGTGGACGTTCCGAGAGGAACGGATGCAAGCGAAGAAGAGATTTTCTATATCCTGGACCATACGGAGTCCAGGATCGTATTCGTAGAAAAGGAGAATGTACTACAAAAGTTAGCCAAGATTCTCCCCCGACTCAAGAACTTAGAAACCGTTGTCCTGATAGAAGGAGAGGATAATTTCAAATCTCTCACTGAAATTAAAAAGTCGTTTCCTAGACTGGAATTTATGGATTTGCAATCTGCTTTGCAACTGGGACGTTCCTGGATTTCTAAGAAAGGAAAGGATCCGATCCGATCCGTAGGCGAATCCTTAAACGCGGACGATACCGCCACCATCATCTACACTTCCGGGACCACTGGAACTCCGAAGGGAGTAGTTCTAAAACATAGATCTTTTACTTGGACTGTGGATCAGCTCCAGCAATTCGTTCCCGCGGGCTACTCGGACCGGGTCGTGGTATTTTTGCCTCCTTGGCATATCGCAGAAAGGATTCTAGAAACGGCTCTTCTATCTTGGGGAGCCTCCCTGGCTTGCTCTTCCGTAAACCAACTGACTCGGGATTTCGAAATCATCCAGCCTACGGTTTTAGTTTCCGTTCCAAGAGTTTGGGAAGCATTGTACAGAAGGATTTGGGATAAGGCGGCTAAATCTTCCCCGTTAAAGTTCAGAATCTTTTCTATTTCCGTCAAGATCGCCGAATTCTATAATTCATTACTGGATACTATTCTCGGAAATTACTCCGAAACGGAGTCTTCCAAAAAGGAAGATGTATTAACGGATAGAACTACCGCACTCTTGCTTCTTCCTATATTCTACTCCTTGAATATACTTGCGCAGAAGATACTGGCCCCAGTTAAGGCGCTATTCGGAGGAAAGCTAAGATTCGCATTCTGCGGAGCGGGCGCCATGCCTCCCAAGATCCAATTCTTCTTTCGTTCCGTAGGAGTTCCTATCATTGAGACCTACGGTATGACGGAGACCACAGGCATGGGAGCCTTGGGTTCCTTCCCTATCCCTAAGACGGGAGCCATCGGTCCAGTGTTTCCGGGAGCACATATCAAACTGGTGGACGAAACGGGCCAGGTGGTCACGGAAACCGGCAAGAAAGGAATCGCCTGGCATAAAGGGCCTCATGTCACTGCGGGATACTACAGGAATCCGGAAGCGACTACGGCAAATTTCGACGACAATTGGTTCCACTCCGGTGATATCTTAGTTTGGACTAGAACGGGAGAATTGAAATTCGCCGGTCGAGCCAAGGACACTATCGTTCTTTCTTCCGGGGAGAATGTGGAGCCGGAACCGATCGAGGCAAAGATATTCGAAACAGGTTGGATACTGACTTCGGTCATCGTAGGCCAGGACCAAAAATTTCTGGCCGCGCTCATCGTTCCGGACTTCGCTAAAATCAGAGAGCATTTCCTTTCTATTGGAAAAAAATTGCCCGCGGAGAACATAGACCTCGTCCAGAATCCGGAAGTATTACGCTTTTATAAGGATTTGGTTAAGAACACCGTATCCGAAAGAAACGGTTTCAAGAATTTCGAGAAAATCTCGGAAATTCGTCTCTTATCCCAAGAGTTCGAAAAGGGAAAAGAACTCACCGAAACCATGAAAGTGAAAAGAAATAAGGTTGCAGAACTCTACGCCGATCTGATAAAAACGATCTTCGCGTAA